The DNA window TAGACGGGGATTTTTGACCATCTTAAACTACAGATTTTTGGAGCAGGGTAAACAGATATACGAATAACGAAGCCCACCAGTGCAATTATAAACTCTGGCGCCAAAGGACAATGTAGTATATAAATCTCCAATATAGGTATTGGAAATAATAACTAAAATGGGTATGGTAGTATAACAGTTCAAttataatggtgaaatatatcagtagtattcccaatatggtgagcattatacgaatagtttggaaatggttccgaagatttctggaatggtatttatttatacgggaatACTATGTTctagatgtattttgacagaTCCAAATTATCCGACGGCttgtcattttgaaacaaatttacatCATAGCATTGCGAACAGCCTTAGGGTGAATGAAATAATTTGCGTAGAACTCTATAGAaacaactcgacgaaatgctagataATATCGAGATAAACAATATTGCTTTTTTTCTGGGTGTATTGGACAAGATTGCAtgcaaaattatcacagttgatttgtcgtttttagccatcacccagtcaaaaagggcaagttgctgactagcggggggctatttgccaactcggatgcgctaattgctccacaatttgccagcaatttgctggcaattagggggctattttatatgcaacatttgggcgatttgccgccgtcattttttttgccgctctacccgcccttaaatcgcccctaaatcgcccagggaacgcgccatttaatcgcccttaattgcctgatatgaaaattaaaaataataattattttcggattcactatctactcacataatttttttcggtacactaggtaatcaccaccagactataggaagaatcgatggagaaattcgtattgcacaccaaaacttatcacaatctgactttcatttagactcagagatcttgttccactatacttacacacgattccacaatagggatctttaatttggaaaaattgtgccagtttttcatatgtattggtagcgggtgtccttacgagtacactcatattattcttaaaccttaattcaatagtaattcttcaaaagggcgaatgagacttttgtaaacaaacttatttcgctcattattccgccaccgagttgaatttcatgaaaaatacacatgaatcaacatctttacccttggtagaatcattttcaaatgttttctgtcttgaaatgataacaaattaggagaaatcagcaaaacaaaagtttgtttacaaatcttattagccctattcaaatgttgatatggaattattcttttatgatttttaaattaaaaaaaaaccaaattaaattcaaccagcaaactgacagttgtcctactaaatgacgtatctgcaaatatctcgttcgcctcattgttaaccgggacagcaccccacacagcataatctggtactttgtcaatccgctagcaacctgccatcccaagtttcatctgcaaactatggtagatctgataaggcaacctatagggtcgtgcaagtcgcatgggtttggatgtgttattgtcctaaaaggaaacaaactaaaaaatgtttttttcaataggttcgggccaaaaaattgaaaaaggactgagatataaactcacggtactaatctgcatcagaatatgccttaacccgcacacccctaaaggtCCCTattttccacattcgttggctaaattaagtgcactaaacaaacaaaatacaagcgggaacacgccaattgttttaaaaaaaaacaattttaaacttaagccaaacatgaaccgccatgtttgaaaaacgcaaaaaacaaccaagtccatttcagccgccagaaaatttgtctaagtattgaaattgcctttaaatcgcattcgcaaattgcatttgttcctaggggcaattagcacaggcgagttgagtcaaacgtcaaactttttaaatcgcctgaccatgttcgtccgcattttttttgacagggcatTTCTGATGGGGAGTCCCACAAAGAAGTCCAGCATTGTCACAAAATCGTGCAACACTGGTCCCACACTGGACGCCTGTTGGGCAGTTTGTTGAATCAATGTATTACTTATTTAACGATCTTGAAACATCTTTTTCTTTAGGGGGTGCAgtgacatttttttgttcaaatcggTTGCTGCTAGTGATGTTCAAGTTTTCAATAATCGACTTTTATACGATCTTTATTATTATCtattgtctatctcgagataatctacacggaaacgaaaaactacctaaaattgagttcctttgactcaatctcgtggtatcgtgggggaacttaaaattaggtaaaccgtgttgaaggtagtttccatttaaccacggcaaaaattacaactcattgataggttgtttatactcaaatttaagttgaatttacctaattttgagttcaccccaaacaactcaaaagtaccttcctccacggaagacctccactgagtcgaatctctctttttgtttttgacaacactaataagtgcgaaagcgacgcacaactcaaaagtaagttaaaagaacttttctgcaggttgttttatttaaccgtgtagcaTCTCGTCGAGTTGCTCCTATATGGGAAACACTCGAGCGCCAACGTAACAAAAATAAACGCCAAAAATCTTTTCCTACCGCGATCTGCATTCGGGCCTGGTCGGCGCGGTTTTTGATCTATTACTAACGTAGTAGTAGGAAGAGTTATACATTGAAGGATGATTTGCTACTCCCAGGAATTATCATCCATTGATTCTCGATGCAATTACAGCTGATCCCGTACAAGAAGGAAGCCTCAATCAGGGATCAACTTTTAGCTCAACATCGAAGAGCGATGAATAACAGCCGTACAGATAGCTTAGAACAGGACATTTCTTCAAATTCGCGCTAGAATTGATTACACAGTCAATATTCTTCATAAACaaaatcttatttttttaagtaTCAACATATATAAAACATTCAAAAAGACTAAGAAAAATCTGCTTAACGTTTAACATGAACCTCATTTGCTCAAAACAGGTTTAGTTTCAAAGCCGCTAACATCTCTCTAAATGGAGGCACTTTCAGTTACTTCATTTCTTCAGAAGATTGGCTTTATTCATTTAGCCGGTTGCATTATCGAATACTTTTCAGTTGTATGCCAGCCGGCTGTCGTTGGTCAGCTAAAGCTCTGCGAAGATTCTACCGAACCAATTCCGGCAAACGCCGGGACACTGGTACCACCCGCAAAGTTAGACTATCCCAGGCGTTCTGCAAAATTTTTACGGGCCACAGTTTCGGTGGCAGTCTGAAATTTATGCGATTGCATATTAGTCCCATAATTGATCCAACTATAAACGGTGACTTACGTTTGCTGCCATAGTCCAACCCGGCGGTACTTGGCATTATTCTCACTCCTGGCCAACGTCTTAAAATAAGTTTGTATCTTTCTCTCGAACGGATCCTTGGTCGTTATTTTCTCCTTCGACACCGGAACAGTTAGCTTAGCGAAGCCCAGATTGAGCAAGGTTTGTCCCACATCTATCTGCCGGATCCACTTCTTATCGCTGGACAGATCGTGAAAGTAGACACTACATTCGGCGTAGTGTTCCGAGGCGGTATTCCCGATGGGGATGAAAGTAACCTTCCGATCGACTACCACCGATTGAAGCCACGAGTACCCATTGGCGTTAACATCGATTCCGGCCACTCGTACCGGTAGTGTTTTCCTAGACCAAAAGATCAAATTCAGCGGAGGACGATGTTTTATCATTAGCAGGGGACCAAACTGAATCGATGGTTCAATCTTCTGGACGCGACCATACTGGGGCAGCTGCTGTCGGATGAAGTGCTTCGGAATGTCCGATGGTTTACCGAAGCGAGTGATCTGGAGTTTGGAATAGGGATGACGAATGAAAAAGCTATCCAATCTTACCGGTTTAAAATTTATAATTACCGGACGGATTTTGTTGTACGCAATGACAAATAGAACGCCGGATAGTGTGTAGGTTGCGAtctaaaacgaataaaatggtacgttcaaaaataattttgtgaTATACGATTGAGCCAGCGTTTTGTcacaaaaaaatataagaaattgaTCGAGTTTTCTTCAATTTCCTCAACAGAACCTATCTGGCGGCGCTAGAgctcgactaaacttgacctaaATTACATGTAACAGGTTACAGTACGTTTAACAAATTACTGAACGGAATTCCAACTAATCACTCCTACCGTGTGCAGCTGGGCAAACTTATGCATTAACACCTCTTATATGATCGGCTCAgtgcaaaaattgtgaaaagcgAACAATACATACTAACAGCGACATTATGCGCATTTATAAAGTTAGAGAGGATTGATGGTCGCAATACGGGGTTTCTAATTACTACAGCAACGAGAATATCGAAATTACCATGTTTAATATAACAAAATATCATTctgtgaagatatttttcgtgaCTATCTAAAATTAGCTTTGCCCCCCCTCCTCTACAACCAAAAATCCCAACCATAATTAGTTACCTCCACTCCTTTGGTATCACGCTTCATGTAATCGCAGAAGCGCTGGAAGTAGCTCTTATCTGCACTAGGCGGAATTCCTACGGCCATCTTTGAGCGATTTGGGCAGGCGCTTTCACCTAAAATAAAATCTATCAGCGTTGTTATATTTCGGTACCAGCAGCTTGACTTTTTCGGTGTTGTTATTGCTTGGTTGTTGACTGTCGAATGTGTGGGAGCATAGGGGATAAATGTTGTATACAGCAGCAAGCAATGATGGCGCTACGTTTCAATGTCACACGATCTGTTATGCAAAAGGTGATAGTCGTCAAACGTATATATCACAACACTATATTAACTAACCGTCTACTTAGCACTGCCACTGACTGAACACTAGAAGATAACACCGATAACACCAGCGTAAATACTGTAAACAGCGCGTACAGGTTGAGGAGGTTGATGACATTCATTCAGGACTCAGgatgataaatgaaaatattaaacaaactGAGTAGTGAGTGACTTTTAACTCACGAGATGAGAGTCTGATGACAACATTGTCTCACTAATGCGATTTGCAGCAGGGTTACCAGAAATCAGAAGGAATTTTATttatacactgagaaacaaaattatgcagaattcaATGAGTGGAATATACCGATGCATAAAATTTGCAGTAGAACAACAtagtctctttccctattctctttgccaACGACATTCGTATTTTCTCTGGTACTAAACAATGGAATCATGTTGGGGtaggtgtagcgtagttggtaaatcgattgccttgtacgcagcgcacctgggttcgagtcccgaccccgcacatagggttgtaaatttttcataagagatttttctaacctgaagaggcaaatgaccttaagcttaaaacctctataattgaaataaaaaaatggaatcatgtcggaagtagtgcgcatttttcgaataatgatacgttcccgaatagaaatgtacaataaaaaaaccatgattttcaccgtgacagtacagtaattttacaataatttacagtaaattcTAATGTtgtgctacaatacaaaaacaataaactttaacgtttctaccgtatatttcaatgtaaaattgacatttacagtaaaaaaagtggagtggttatgtatcttaacattaaaaaaacgatttttctccatgcattttttctcgaaaacaataaaatttagtgtgaatttgctgtatcagttttttgctgaacagtaaaattgattgttacatGGAATTTggtattttattgtaaatctactgcgagaactctgcgtcgaacaatgttgaaacagtaataactataatatttattgttttgtgattgtagggtaaatgttattgtaaaattataatCGGGTTATAatgcgcactacttccgacatTGTGGATTGGCACtgaacaagagaaaaaaaacagctGCCGCTTgctggattttccagttttataCTGTAACCGAGACTGTAACAATAATACTATAGACTAGCGAAGTTTCGAAATCATGATCGCTTTTGATTTACAagtgaactatttgacgagTGTGCATGGAAGGATGCTTGATTTAGTGTTCATTGGTAACACAAGCCGGTGTGAAATATTGAAACCATCCCTGCCATTAATGAAATTGGAACGACAATACGTTGGTAAATGAAAATCGACGCCGTAACATTATTTTATGACTTTAATCAAGGCGAGCGAGATGAATTGAATGCTGAAATTATACGGCTACCTGATTATTATTTTAGTCGCCTAAAGTCATGTATCGTGTTATAACAACTATTGTAGACTGTTGTGCAATGGAAATGGATTTCGAAAGGGTCATGGATTTAGGAATATTTTCTACGATTAGAAGCTGCAGTAGAAGAGCCATTAATAGTGTTGACTGCGCTACACCGACCGACGAGCCCCACACGCCCCACATAGAAAACAACACACACAGACGGTGTACCAAATAAACCCTTGCCAAGGCATCGTCAGCGAATCTGACCATGGGATAGCAAGCTGAACGAGCGACCAACGAAAGGAAAAGAATAATATAGAATATAGAGCGACCAACGAAAGGAAAACAACGAATATagaatttcgatttttacggcgtcactataacacttttcacttattttacagtacagatcgaaagacggtggttttaactagcatattatgcaaagagttgagggataaatgttaaagtgaccgaattattaacagaagagaaagtaaacaaagagagtaactcattgcagatatgacgttttgaaaaaaacgctcaagaattggcAAAGCGAGTGCAGCGTGTTAGCAGACCgtctcaaaattattttcttaaatttaacTTAATTATTATACTACCTAGTGgattaactaaaacttatatcTAAATTGTTACTACTTAGGTGAGAAATGGTTTATTGAATTTAAATTACTTGAATTAAACCTACAACTTAAACCTaatgtaaaattacaactaggGTGTATACCAGTCACGAGTATAGTACGGATAGGTTAGTGATTAGTACGTACACGCAAAAGAATTATCCATATTTGATTCTAcaaattatttcttcatttttaatcaagattaaattttcattttaaatcaaggaattctagagaaaattttcaataggacgtaagtaacaatgagagattctctttggggtctttctcttctgttcattactcggccatttcaacatttactactctactctttgcataatattgtagtaaaagccgtcggctttcgatatgtgctggaaaattagtgcaaagtgttgtaatgacgtcgtaataaacgaaagagaaagtaaacaaagagaggctctcaatgttacttacgtcctattgaaaattttctctagaatttatTAAACTAAGATGAATTTTAGGATGGGATCAACCaaggtatttattaaattaatcttACAGGTTTTGTTATCTGTGTTTTTCGAAGGTCAACCAAATTATTGTTTATTTCAAATAAATCGGTGATTGAAGCATAAACATGTGACTGATTGATTCCAAAAGTCTTCCTGCATTAATTCGACAATCCTTGCTAGATTGAAACAAAGAGATAAAAGTTTGTTCCAACCAATAAGAACG is part of the Topomyia yanbarensis strain Yona2022 chromosome 1, ASM3024719v1, whole genome shotgun sequence genome and encodes:
- the LOC131677431 gene encoding uncharacterized protein LOC131677431 — translated: MAVGIPPSADKSYFQRFCDYMKRDTKGVEIATYTLSGVLFVIAYNKIRPITRFGKPSDIPKHFIRQQLPQYGRVQKIEPSIQFGPLLMIKHRPPLNLIFWSRKTLPVRVAGIDVNANGYSWLQSVVVDRKVTFIPIGNTASEHYAECSVYFHDLSSDKKWIRQIDVGQTLLNLGFAKLTVPVSKEKITTKDPFERKIQTYFKTLARSENNAKYRRVGLWQQTLPPKLWPVKILQNAWDSLTLRVVPVSRRLPELVR